CAGATCGAAAGCGATACTCAACTTTTGGCGGACTAACTCTGGGGTGATTTGTAGTCTGATGCAGGGTTTCAGCGAGTATGGCTCGATCGTCTGGGTGAATGAAGGTCAGAATCTGTTGACCAATTAGCTCTTGTGGCATAAATCCTAAGATACGCTGGGCAGAAGGACTGACGTAACGGAAAATTTGCTCTTGGTCTAGAATGGTGACTATATCTGTCGCGTTTTCAATCAAGGCTCGAAATCTCTGCTCGCTTTGGCGCAGGGCTGCTTCGGCTCTCTGACGCTCGGTGAGTTCGGTTTGAGCTTGTTGGTAAAGTTGGGCTTGGTTGATAGCGATCGCACACTGAGCCGCTACCGCTTTGACTAGGGCTAATTCATTATCCGTCCATTGCCGTTGGCGATCGCGTTGATACAAGTTAATTCCCCCTAGGTATGACTCTCGGTATAGTAGAGGAGTAATAATCAGCGATGAAATCCCATATCCCTGGACAGTTTCTTGAAGTTCTGGAGCCAAGTCGCAATTGAACTCACTAAAAACCACTTGTTCGCCTTTTGCCAAGTTTTCTTGATAGTATCGATAAAAATTGCAACTAATACCGACTAAACTTTTTCCCTCAGTTGTGGTTTTGCTAACGTAGTTAACCCTCATTTGTTGGTGAGCATCGGGCTGAAAGATCAGACAGCTACTGGCTTGAAAAGCATCTTCCAATTGATCTGCGGTGGTTTGGAGGATCTCTTCTAGGATCAATGTCTCTCGCATAGTTTGAACAATACGATTAATAATTGTCTCTCGCCATGCTGAGGATTGGATTTGGGTACGGGCGGCTTTTTGTTGGCGACGGAGTTCAAATTCTTGGAGCGATCGCCCTAAAACTGTTGGTAGGCGAAATAACCGATCTTTCAGCACATAATCAGTCATACCCGCCTTAATACATTCAACCGCCGCCTCTTCTCCCAAACTTCCTGTGACTAGGATAAAGGGAATTTCTTGCTCTGACTGCTGCAATAAATCAAAGGTTTGCAACCCATTACAGTGGGGCAGGCGATAATCTGAGAGAACAGCATCATAGATATTTTCCTTCAGTTTTTGCCGACATAGGGGTAATGTTTCTACGCAGTCATAGGTCAAATTAGCCCCACTTGTTTCTAGCACCAGGACGATTAATTCTAAATCTTCCGGCACATCTTCCACTATCAACAAATGTAACTGTGATGGCCAATTCAGTAGCTGTGGTTCTTGTCTCTGAAAGCTATCTGACATAATTTATGATTTTGCCATTCTAGTCAGCTTGAGAAAAGAGGACTGACACAAACATATCTTAAGATAATTTGGTCAAACATTTATCTTAAAGCCTATCTATGTAACTGAAAGCTATTTTTTGCTTTAAAGAGGAAATACTTTTATCAAGTCATCATGACATTAACCATGTTTAAAACTCTAAGTCAGGTGGTTGGTTTAACAGCATCCAATAAAATCCGACCTGCCTTGCGACTTCAACAAATTGCTGAAAGTCAAGAGGTTTGACAATGTAGCTGTTTACTCCTAAATTGTAACAAGCTTCTAAGTCACGCTCTTCTGCCGATGAAGTCATGACTACAACTACCAACTGCCGAGTCCGAGGATGGCGGCGAATTGCTTCTAAAACTTGAATCCCGTTGAGCTTAGGGAGTTTT
Above is a genomic segment from Merismopedia glauca CCAP 1448/3 containing:
- a CDS encoding response regulator, whose product is MEPTRILLVEDDPNDAELIQLSFETYNFINQMDVVEDGEEALHYLLGKEGNPSPHPLPRLVLLDLKLPKLNGIQVLEAIRRHPRTRQLVVVVMTSSAEERDLEACYNLGVNSYIVKPLDFQQFVEVARQVGFYWMLLNQPPDLEF